The Neisseria sicca genome includes a window with the following:
- a CDS encoding Eco57I restriction-modification methylase domain-containing protein encodes MQNPSINYNPDVLSCLANLSNDEVFTSPALANQMLDLLPQELFCSSKTTFLDPAAKSGVFLREIAKRLLTGLKDEIPDLQTRINHILTEQIFGLGLTELTALLSRRTLYCSREADGKYSVCEAFADPQGHIFYMPLKHQWENGRCTKCGASRQVYDRGDELESHAYAFIHQDLKQISEKLPVKFDVIIGNPPYQLSDGGAQASAKPIYDQFVEQAIKLQPKYLSMIIPARWYAGGKGLDNFRNRMLNDERFSVLHDYPDSTDCFAGVSIKGGVCYFLWEEQRKGDCLVITHEKDKVISEMKRPLKEDGIDTFIRYNNAIGILSKVKSKQEESFSKLVSSRKPFNLATNVRGRTTPLKNQMPHNIVKLYQNGGTGYLSREEIPINKQWIGNHKVYIGRAYGAGETFPHQILNYPIYGEPNSACTETYLVIGPFDSKEICENVMSYIQTRFFRFLVLLIKNTQDAPKKVYELVPMQNFSKPWTDKELYEKYGLSEAEIEFIESMIRPMNNE; translated from the coding sequence ATGCAGAACCCCTCAATTAATTACAACCCCGACGTGCTTTCCTGTTTGGCAAATTTATCTAATGACGAAGTGTTTACTTCGCCTGCTCTTGCCAATCAGATGTTGGATTTACTGCCGCAAGAACTGTTTTGCTCATCAAAAACCACGTTTTTAGACCCTGCCGCCAAATCGGGCGTGTTTTTGCGTGAAATTGCCAAGCGGCTGTTGACAGGGTTGAAAGACGAAATTCCCGATTTGCAAACACGGATCAACCATATTCTGACCGAGCAGATTTTCGGTTTGGGATTAACAGAACTGACCGCCTTACTGTCGCGCCGCACGCTCTATTGCAGCCGTGAAGCCGACGGCAAATATTCCGTTTGCGAAGCGTTTGCCGATCCGCAAGGGCATATTTTTTATATGCCTTTAAAGCACCAATGGGAAAATGGGCGTTGCACAAAATGCGGCGCAAGCCGCCAAGTGTATGACCGCGGCGATGAGTTGGAAAGCCACGCCTATGCCTTTATTCATCAGGATTTAAAACAAATAAGTGAGAAATTGCCAGTGAAATTTGATGTGATTATCGGCAATCCGCCGTATCAGTTGAGCGATGGCGGCGCACAAGCCAGCGCCAAGCCGATTTACGATCAGTTTGTAGAACAGGCGATTAAATTACAGCCAAAATATCTTTCTATGATTATTCCGGCTCGTTGGTATGCCGGTGGAAAGGGGTTAGATAATTTCCGTAACCGAATGCTGAACGATGAACGCTTTTCTGTATTGCATGATTATCCAGATTCAACTGATTGCTTTGCAGGCGTAAGCATTAAAGGTGGCGTTTGTTATTTTCTGTGGGAAGAGCAGCGTAAAGGCGACTGCCTAGTCATTACGCACGAAAAAGACAAAGTGATTTCAGAAATGAAGCGTCCGTTAAAAGAAGATGGGATAGATACGTTTATTAGGTATAACAATGCGATTGGGATTTTAAGCAAAGTAAAATCCAAGCAAGAGGAGAGTTTCAGTAAATTAGTCAGTTCAAGAAAGCCTTTTAATTTGGCTACAAATGTACGAGGCAGAACCACGCCTTTAAAAAATCAAATGCCGCATAACATTGTCAAACTCTATCAAAACGGCGGAACAGGTTATTTAAGCAGGGAAGAAATTCCTATTAATAAACAATGGATAGGCAATCATAAAGTTTATATTGGGCGAGCTTATGGTGCTGGAGAAACTTTCCCCCATCAAATTTTAAATTATCCGATTTATGGTGAACCTAATTCGGCTTGTACTGAAACCTATTTGGTTATAGGTCCGTTTGACAGCAAAGAAATCTGTGAAAACGTCATGAGCTATATTCAAACACGTTTTTTCCGTTTTTTGGTGTTGCTGATTAAAAATACCCAAGATGCGCCTAAAAAAGTCTATGAACTTGTCCCAATGCAAAATTTTTCCAAACCGTGGACGGATAAAGAACTTTACGAAAAATATGGTTTAAGTGAGGCGGAAATTGAATTTATCGAATCCATGATCCGGCCGATGAACAACGAATAA
- a CDS encoding GIY-YIG nuclease family protein → MPYLSPLRRPKIYAYSDIRYPDCLKVGYTAKSVKERVEAQFPVKQPGQSYRIELDEDAVRDDGSFFTDHDVHKVLLKHGVKRVKGEWFECTVEDVQTALLELKTGVAVKKKAIFNFGMRPEQQSAVEKAADYFQRFTEDPMNKGKIPHFLWNAKMRFGKTFAAYQLAKKMGWKKVLVLTFKPAVQNAWQEDLQDHLDFQDWRFVTDGSDWRPHADFPQICFGSFQDYLGKSKSGGIKLKNEWVHAINWDCVIFDEYHYGAWRDKAKDLFADSEWEKSQAKQQHAEEQEMELDSPDYFDEDLLPITTDHYLYLSGTPFRAINSGEFIEEQIFNWTYSDEQKAKAAWQGDNNPYLSLPKMVMLTYQLPDEIREVALKGEFAEFDLNVFFSAVGEGDKAKFKYESEVQKWLDLIRGQLLSTTVDNLKMGAERPPMPFSDTHLLGSLLHTFWFLPNVASCYAMKNLLAQQQNTFYHDYQILVAAGNEAGIGAEALVPVKKAMEKPLQSKSITLSCGKLTTGVSVAPWAGIFMLRNLASPETYFQAAFRVQTPWVLRGHNPDNPNEQCILKENCYVFDFAPDRALRQLADYSCQLNTDSINPEKKVAEFIQFLPVLAYDGSSMRAIDASGILDMAMSGTTATLLARRWESALLVNVDNDTLKKLKNNEQAMKALMNIEGFRQLNLDLETIINKSEAVKEAKREAGDNPSKEQKKSISNEEKAEKILRKQIQEKLMKFATRIPIFMYLTDYREYMLEDVIRQLDTGLFQKVTGLNQADFDLLVSLNLFNKGLMNDAVFKFKRYEDSSLEYTGIVKHTPEQIGLYDTTVDIREYRGEY, encoded by the coding sequence ATGCCTTACCTTTCCCCTTTACGCCGCCCTAAAATTTATGCTTATTCCGACATCCGTTATCCCGATTGTCTGAAAGTGGGCTATACCGCCAAATCGGTCAAAGAGCGTGTGGAAGCGCAATTTCCTGTCAAACAGCCTGGTCAAAGCTACCGCATTGAATTGGACGAAGATGCGGTACGTGATGACGGTTCGTTTTTTACCGATCACGATGTACACAAAGTTTTGCTCAAACATGGGGTTAAACGGGTTAAAGGCGAGTGGTTTGAATGTACGGTAGAAGATGTTCAGACGGCATTGTTAGAACTGAAAACGGGTGTTGCGGTAAAGAAAAAGGCAATTTTCAATTTCGGTATGCGCCCCGAGCAGCAAAGTGCGGTAGAAAAAGCAGCGGATTATTTCCAACGTTTTACCGAAGATCCGATGAACAAAGGCAAAATTCCGCATTTTTTGTGGAATGCAAAAATGCGCTTCGGCAAAACCTTTGCAGCCTATCAGCTGGCAAAAAAAATGGGTTGGAAAAAGGTGTTGGTTTTGACTTTCAAGCCCGCAGTGCAAAATGCGTGGCAGGAAGATTTGCAAGACCATTTGGATTTTCAGGATTGGCGTTTTGTAACCGATGGCAGCGATTGGCGTCCGCACGCCGATTTTCCGCAAATCTGTTTCGGTTCATTCCAAGATTATTTGGGTAAAAGCAAATCGGGCGGCATTAAGCTGAAAAACGAGTGGGTACACGCTATTAACTGGGATTGCGTAATTTTTGACGAATACCATTACGGCGCGTGGCGGGATAAGGCAAAAGACTTGTTTGCCGACAGTGAATGGGAAAAATCACAAGCCAAGCAGCAACATGCCGAAGAACAAGAGATGGAGCTGGATTCGCCCGATTATTTTGATGAGGATTTGTTGCCGATTACGACAGACCATTATCTTTATTTGTCGGGTACGCCGTTTCGCGCCATCAATTCGGGCGAATTTATTGAAGAGCAGATTTTCAACTGGACGTATTCCGACGAGCAGAAAGCCAAAGCGGCATGGCAAGGCGATAACAACCCTTATTTATCGCTGCCGAAAATGGTGATGCTCACTTATCAGTTGCCCGATGAGATTCGGGAAGTGGCGTTAAAAGGCGAATTTGCCGAGTTTGATTTGAATGTTTTTTTCTCTGCCGTAGGCGAGGGCGACAAAGCCAAATTCAAATATGAAAGCGAAGTGCAAAAATGGCTGGATTTGATCCGCGGACAACTGCTTTCTACGACGGTGGATAATCTGAAAATGGGCGCAGAGCGGCCGCCGATGCCGTTTAGCGATACGCATTTATTAGGCAGCCTGCTGCATACTTTTTGGTTTTTGCCGAATGTGGCAAGCTGCTATGCGATGAAAAATTTATTGGCGCAACAACAAAATACCTTTTATCACGACTATCAAATCCTTGTCGCCGCAGGCAATGAAGCAGGCATAGGCGCAGAAGCCTTAGTTCCGGTAAAAAAAGCGATGGAAAAACCGTTGCAATCCAAAAGTATTACGCTCAGTTGCGGCAAATTGACGACCGGCGTATCCGTTGCGCCGTGGGCAGGGATTTTTATGTTGCGCAACCTTGCCAGCCCTGAAACCTATTTCCAAGCGGCATTCCGAGTGCAAACACCGTGGGTGTTGCGTGGGCATAATCCCGACAACCCCAACGAGCAATGTATCTTGAAAGAAAATTGCTATGTATTTGACTTTGCACCGGATCGCGCCTTGCGCCAGCTTGCTGATTACAGTTGCCAACTCAACACCGACAGCATCAACCCTGAAAAGAAAGTCGCGGAATTTATCCAATTCCTGCCCGTGTTGGCGTATGACGGCAGCTCTATGCGCGCGATTGACGCTTCGGGCATTTTGGATATGGCAATGAGCGGCACCACCGCCACGCTTTTGGCTCGCCGTTGGGAAAGTGCGCTGTTGGTGAACGTGGACAACGACACGCTGAAAAAACTCAAAAACAACGAACAAGCGATGAAAGCTCTGATGAATATCGAAGGCTTCCGCCAACTGAATTTGGATTTGGAAACCATCATCAACAAATCCGAAGCGGTGAAAGAAGCCAAACGGGAAGCAGGCGACAATCCAAGCAAAGAGCAGAAAAAATCCATCAGCAATGAAGAAAAAGCGGAAAAAATTTTGCGCAAACAAATTCAAGAAAAACTGATGAAATTCGCCACACGCATTCCGATTTTTATGTATCTGACCGATTATCGGGAATATATGCTGGAAGATGTCATCCGCCAACTGGATACAGGTTTGTTCCAAAAAGTGACGGGTTTAAACCAAGCCGATTTTGATTTGCTGGTCAGCCTCAATCTGTTTAACAAAGGCTTGATGAACGATGCCGTGTTCAAGTTCAAACGCTATGAAGACAGCAGCTTGGAATATACAGGCATTGTGAAACACACTCCCGAACAAATCGGTCTTTATGATACAACAGTGGATATTCGGGAATATCGTGGGGAATATTAA
- a CDS encoding IS630 family transposase (programmed frameshift), which produces MAYSADLRNKALNYYEQCKNISQTAATFNLSRNTLYLWIRLKKQTGSLKHQVTGLNAVKLDRQKLAQYVEQHQDAYLHEIAKHFDCTPAAVCYALKQMGMTRKKRPTTYKEQDPAKVTHYLTQLAEFSDYQRVYLDETGFDRYLFRPYARSLRGRIVKAQISGKRYRRLSLVSAQVGNRLIAPMVYQNTMTGVFFEAWFQQCLLPALTQKSVIILDNARFHRMDVLREMAEKLGHKVLPLAPYSPELNPIEKVWANIKRYLRTVLSDYARFDDALVSYFDFN; this is translated from the exons ATGGCATACTCTGCGGACTTAAGAAACAAAGCTTTAAACTATTACGAACAATGCAAAAACATCAGCCAAACCGCAGCAACGTTTAACTTGTCAAGAAACACACTTTACCTGTGGATTCGCCTTAAAAAACAAACAGGCAGCCTAAAACATCAAGTTACCGGTCTAAATGCCGTCAAATTGGATAGGCAAAAACTGGCTCAATATGTTGAGCAACACCAGGATGCCTATCTGCATGAAATCGCCAAACATTTTGATTGTACGCCAGCCGCCGTTTGCTATGCACTCAAACAGATGGGGATGACGCGCAAAAAAAGAC CCACCACTTACAAAGAACAAGACCCGGCCAAAGTAACGCATTATTTGACACAGCTGGCCGAATTTTCCGACTACCAACGTGTTTATTTGGATGAAACAGGATTTGACCGCTACCTGTTCCGTCCCTATGCCCGCAGCCTGAGAGGGCGAATAGTGAAAGCGCAGATAAGTGGAAAAAGATACCGACGCTTATCTCTGGTGTCCGCACAAGTCGGCAACCGGCTGATTGCTCCGATGGTTTATCAAAATACGATGACCGGAGTCTTTTTTGAAGCGTGGTTTCAGCAATGCCTACTGCCCGCATTGACTCAAAAATCGGTAATTATTTTAGATAATGCACGATTTCACCGTATGGATGTCTTACGGGAAATGGCGGAAAAATTGGGCCATAAGGTATTACCTCTTGCACCTTATTCACCTGAGCTCAACCCGATTGAGAAGGTGTGGGCGAATATTAAGCGGTATCTGCGAACCGTTTTGTCTGATTACGCCCGATTTGACGATGCGCTAGTGTCCTATTTTGATTTTAATTGA
- the alr gene encoding alanine racemase → MRPLNARIRLDNLRHNYQTLKQIHGGKMLAVIKADAYGHGAVRCAHALSEIADGFAVATMDEAVELRESGISNPIVLLEGVFEASEYATVDKYNLWPGVGSQWQLEALIAHHWQNPVKVWLKMDSGMHRAGFFPHNYTSAYTALKQCKHVDSIVKFSHFACADEPDNGMTEMQLEAFDLACEGLEGEESLANSAAILNIPEARRDWGRAGLALYGISPFGGVDERLKPVMRLTSRVFGERVLQPHSPIGYGATFYTSKSTRVGLIACGYADGYPRRASTNSPVAVEGKRSRIIGRVSMDMITVELDASKEGLGAEVELWGDIVNINEVAEAAGMIPYEILCNVKRAKFTYSE, encoded by the coding sequence ATGCGTCCATTAAATGCCCGAATCCGCTTGGACAATCTGCGCCACAATTATCAAACCCTGAAACAGATTCACGGCGGCAAAATGCTTGCCGTTATTAAAGCGGACGCTTACGGACATGGCGCGGTACGGTGCGCCCACGCATTGTCCGAAATTGCCGACGGATTTGCCGTCGCTACCATGGACGAAGCCGTCGAATTGCGCGAGAGCGGCATTAGCAATCCCATCGTATTGCTCGAAGGCGTGTTTGAAGCGTCGGAATACGCTACCGTCGATAAATACAATTTGTGGCCGGGCGTCGGCAGCCAATGGCAACTCGAAGCCTTAATCGCCCATCATTGGCAGAATCCCGTTAAAGTCTGGCTCAAAATGGATTCCGGTATGCACCGCGCCGGCTTCTTTCCGCACAATTACACTTCCGCCTACACCGCCCTGAAACAATGCAAACACGTTGACAGCATTGTTAAATTCAGCCATTTTGCCTGCGCCGACGAACCCGACAACGGCATGACCGAAATGCAGCTTGAAGCCTTTGATTTGGCGTGTGAAGGCTTAGAAGGAGAAGAAAGCCTCGCTAATTCCGCCGCTATCTTGAATATTCCCGAAGCGCGCCGTGACTGGGGACGCGCCGGACTGGCACTTTACGGTATCTCTCCGTTCGGCGGCGTAGACGAGCGCCTGAAGCCCGTCATGCGCCTGACTTCCCGCGTATTCGGCGAACGCGTCCTGCAACCTCATTCACCCATCGGCTACGGAGCGACGTTTTATACCAGCAAATCTACACGCGTCGGCCTGATTGCCTGCGGTTACGCCGACGGCTATCCGCGCCGAGCCTCGACCAACTCGCCCGTTGCCGTCGAAGGCAAACGCAGCCGCATTATCGGCAGGGTGTCAATGGACATGATCACCGTCGAACTCGATGCTTCCAAAGAAGGTTTGGGCGCCGAAGTCGAATTGTGGGGCGACATTGTTAATATCAACGAAGTCGCCGAAGCCGCCGGTATGATTCCGTATGAAATCCTTTGCAACGTCAAACGCGCAAAGTTTACCTATTCGGAGTGA